The Nitrosopumilus cobalaminigenes genome contains a region encoding:
- a CDS encoding tRNA (adenine-N1)-methyltransferase — translation MAKIKQNSPVLFFYNNSKKWLAKISKNESFHTHIGILKHSDAIGKEYGSKLITNKDKYVYLLEPTMYDYVMRIQHGTQIVYPKDIGYIIARAGIGDGQKILEIGTGSGSLTSFVASVVKPRGHVYTFDVDEKFMKIAEKNIKKAGVSKYVTQHNLDLKTAKKMPLEDMDVALIDLGDPWVVIPQVRKMLKGSGSIFAICPTMNQLEKLTMALVENEFTDIESTEHIIRNIEAREGKTRHSFQGIGHTTYLCFARKAFFGRSARKTTEKPPSVETEKKPSTKTVKKSTKATKKSASKTTKKTTKTTKKPAKKTTKKSS, via the coding sequence ATGGCTAAAATTAAGCAAAATTCTCCAGTACTATTCTTCTATAATAACTCAAAAAAATGGTTGGCAAAAATTTCTAAAAATGAATCATTTCATACGCATATTGGAATCCTAAAACATTCTGATGCAATTGGCAAAGAATACGGTTCCAAATTAATTACAAACAAGGACAAGTATGTCTATCTTCTTGAACCTACGATGTATGACTATGTGATGAGAATTCAACATGGAACTCAAATTGTATATCCAAAAGATATTGGTTACATTATTGCAAGAGCCGGCATTGGTGATGGTCAAAAAATTTTAGAAATTGGAACCGGAAGTGGTTCCTTGACCTCTTTTGTTGCAAGTGTTGTAAAACCTCGTGGACATGTATACACATTTGATGTGGATGAAAAATTTATGAAAATTGCTGAGAAAAATATCAAAAAAGCAGGAGTTTCAAAATATGTTACACAACACAATTTGGATTTAAAGACTGCCAAAAAAATGCCTCTTGAAGATATGGATGTAGCATTAATTGATTTGGGGGATCCATGGGTTGTAATTCCTCAAGTTAGAAAGATGCTAAAAGGCAGTGGTAGTATATTTGCAATTTGTCCAACTATGAATCAGTTAGAGAAATTAACTATGGCTTTGGTCGAAAACGAATTTACAGATATAGAATCAACAGAACACATTATTCGAAATATCGAAGCTAGGGAAGGAAAAACACGACATTCTTTTCAAGGCATTGGTCATACTACTTACCTTTGTTTTGCAAGAAAAGCCTTTTTTGGCAGATCAGCTAGAAAAACTACTGAAAAACCACCATCTGTTGAAACTGAGAAAAAACCTTCTACAAAGACTGTTAAAAAATCTACAAAGGCAACCAAGAAATCTGCCTCAAAAACAACAAAAAAGACTACAAAGACTACCAAAAAACCTGCTAAAAAAACAACCAAAAAATCTTCTTAG
- a CDS encoding response regulator, with product MTSVIVVDDNKDIVFSMSELLEMYGIDVVGKGYNGLEGVELFNQLHPDIVLLDLMMPEYDGVYALKKIREIDPNSIIIIVTGGSPMSMNDQIESLEPTKIVFKPVDVNILVESIFEESHNLMPFKIQYVFKDDPKSYTCILTYDQYKNFKELPVLQECRIIKNDEKNVEAYKNEMQEALDLAAKNDVSHIQKLSQLV from the coding sequence TTGACATCTGTAATTGTAGTTGATGATAACAAAGACATTGTTTTTTCAATGTCTGAACTTTTAGAAATGTATGGAATTGATGTTGTTGGAAAAGGATACAATGGATTAGAAGGAGTTGAACTGTTTAATCAATTACATCCTGATATAGTATTGCTAGATTTGATGATGCCTGAATATGATGGAGTATATGCACTAAAAAAAATCAGAGAAATAGATCCCAATAGTATTATCATTATAGTTACTGGCGGCTCTCCAATGTCTATGAATGATCAAATTGAATCATTAGAGCCTACAAAAATTGTTTTCAAACCAGTCGACGTAAATATCTTAGTTGAGTCAATATTTGAGGAGTCTCATAATTTAATGCCGTTTAAAATTCAATATGTCTTCAAAGATGATCCAAAATCATATACTTGCATTCTGACATATGATCAATACAAGAATTTCAAAGAATTACCTGTACTTCAAGAATGTAGAATTATTAAAAACGATGAAAAAAATGTTGAAGCATACAAAAATGAGATGCAAGAGGCATTAGACTTGGCAGCAAAAAATGACGTCAGTCATATTCAAAAACTATCTCAACTTGTTTGA
- a CDS encoding arginine--tRNA ligase: protein MTFKSILDEIENNLNKILSELSISEINFSVEPAKPGFGDVSSNISFLLAKQLKKSPKEIAEMLSTKYENCTNTLVLKSEAHPSGYLNFFANWDKLSQLILSESYLETCGDVDIGNDSTIVVEHTSVNPNKALHIGHIRNIIIGDTVSRILEKAKFKVNVLNYIDDSGLQVADIIVGFKHFGYDQEPPNGKKFDHYCGDDVYVKTTEKYETDSSLEEIRKNVLKELEDGDSETAKFADKITRRVLAGQLETCWNLGVTYDCLNFESQIIRSGLWNNIFEKLQAMKLVEFENEGKNAGCWVIRGDGKEEDKVIVRSNGTATYIAKDIPYAAWKLGLLEDPFNYEKYCEQPNSRILWQTTLDKTTPVSKNFTGEKVVTVIDSRQARLQKIITTLMGKFKSVPDAYNHLGYESVTLSSETAKTLGLETDGKQAQMSGRKGLYVNADSVYDLLKEKTRVETKKRHPEMDDSEIEKIAHSVSVGTLRYEMIKQDLDKIITFDLTKSLSLEGDTAPYIQYTHARASRILEKSGRTPTIDVDFTLLKEKSELELIKTVGLFNLQVRDATNNLSPKVIARYCHDLAVAFNSFYEKSKVLDLGNVELENSRICLVNSFKIVLEKALDLLGIKAPERM from the coding sequence ATGACATTCAAATCAATACTTGATGAAATTGAAAATAATCTTAACAAGATCTTATCTGAACTTTCTATTTCTGAAATAAATTTCTCTGTTGAACCTGCAAAACCTGGTTTTGGTGATGTCAGCTCAAATATTTCCTTCTTGCTTGCCAAACAGCTCAAAAAAAGTCCTAAAGAGATAGCAGAAATGTTATCTACAAAATATGAAAATTGCACTAATACACTAGTTTTGAAATCTGAAGCACATCCATCTGGGTATCTCAACTTTTTCGCAAATTGGGATAAGCTTAGTCAACTGATTCTGTCTGAATCTTATCTTGAAACATGTGGTGATGTTGATATTGGAAACGACTCTACAATTGTAGTTGAACACACTAGTGTTAATCCAAACAAGGCATTACACATAGGGCATATCAGAAATATCATAATTGGAGATACGGTATCTAGAATTTTAGAAAAAGCAAAGTTCAAAGTAAATGTGTTGAACTATATCGATGATTCTGGATTACAAGTTGCTGACATTATAGTTGGATTCAAACATTTTGGATATGATCAAGAGCCTCCAAATGGAAAGAAATTTGATCATTATTGTGGAGATGATGTTTATGTTAAAACTACTGAAAAATATGAGACTGATTCTAGTCTTGAAGAGATAAGAAAAAATGTTCTTAAAGAACTTGAAGATGGTGATTCTGAAACTGCAAAATTTGCTGATAAAATCACTCGAAGAGTATTGGCAGGCCAACTTGAAACATGTTGGAATTTAGGAGTTACTTACGATTGTCTGAATTTTGAATCTCAAATAATCCGCTCTGGTTTATGGAATAATATTTTTGAAAAATTACAAGCAATGAAACTTGTCGAATTTGAAAATGAAGGAAAGAATGCTGGCTGTTGGGTAATTCGTGGTGATGGTAAAGAAGAAGACAAAGTGATTGTTCGTAGTAATGGTACTGCAACCTATATTGCAAAAGATATTCCATATGCTGCTTGGAAACTAGGATTGCTTGAGGATCCATTCAATTATGAAAAATACTGTGAGCAACCAAATTCTCGTATTTTGTGGCAAACAACTTTGGATAAAACAACTCCTGTTTCTAAGAATTTCACGGGAGAAAAAGTTGTCACTGTTATTGATTCTAGACAAGCTAGATTACAAAAAATAATCACAACTTTAATGGGGAAATTCAAATCCGTTCCTGATGCATACAATCACCTTGGGTATGAATCTGTAACTTTGAGTTCTGAAACTGCAAAAACTCTTGGTTTGGAAACTGATGGAAAACAAGCTCAAATGTCTGGACGTAAAGGATTGTATGTTAATGCTGATTCTGTTTATGATCTTTTAAAAGAAAAAACTCGTGTCGAAACAAAAAAACGACATCCTGAAATGGATGACTCTGAAATTGAAAAAATTGCTCATTCTGTTTCTGTTGGTACTTTGAGATATGAAATGATTAAACAAGATTTAGATAAAATCATCACGTTTGATTTAACAAAATCACTTAGTTTGGAAGGTGACACTGCTCCATATATTCAATATACTCATGCAAGGGCCTCAAGAATATTGGAGAAATCTGGTAGAACTCCAACTATTGATGTTGATTTTACTTTATTGAAAGAAAAATCTGAATTAGAGTTAATTAAAACTGTGGGTCTTTTTAATTTGCAAGTACGAGATGCTACAAACAACTTGTCTCCTAAAGTTATTGCAAGATATTGTCATGATTTAGCAGTTGCATTCAATTCCTTTTATGAAAAATCTAAGGTGTTGGATTTAGGTAATGTTGAATTAGAAAATTCTCGTATTTGTTTGGTGAATTCTTTTAAAATTGTTTTAGAAAAGGCATTAGATCTTTTAGGGATCAAAGCACCAGAAAGAATGTAA
- a CDS encoding phosphoglycolate phosphatase, whose protein sequence is MKKRTFAVDIDGTITENGGGRIHLDALDALRRLTNMGHNVIYVTGRSSVEGFLLSVFGGTTKIAVGENGGCITLESDDHILLGNLEECKKAFDVIKNNIDNVKEKRVFPRMTEVVLERTFDLDLARKLLAEKNINVELSDSQYAYHINSPGIDKGTGFTKIMEKLSISAEDVIAIGDSATDIPLFKVAKVSIALGNASDQVKSEATMVVSAKAGDGVLEALDKLAPKLSEM, encoded by the coding sequence GTGAAAAAGAGAACTTTTGCAGTCGATATTGATGGAACAATTACTGAAAATGGAGGGGGTAGAATTCATCTTGATGCCCTTGATGCACTACGTCGTTTAACCAATATGGGTCACAATGTTATCTATGTTACAGGACGTTCTTCTGTTGAAGGATTCTTACTTTCAGTTTTTGGTGGAACTACAAAAATTGCAGTGGGGGAAAATGGTGGATGCATTACATTAGAGTCTGATGATCATATATTGTTAGGAAATCTTGAAGAGTGCAAAAAGGCATTTGATGTTATTAAAAATAATATTGATAATGTAAAAGAAAAGCGTGTTTTTCCTAGGATGACTGAAGTTGTTTTAGAGAGAACTTTTGATTTAGATCTTGCCAGAAAATTACTTGCTGAAAAAAATATCAATGTTGAATTATCTGACAGTCAATATGCATATCATATCAATTCCCCTGGAATTGATAAAGGGACTGGATTTACAAAAATCATGGAAAAACTATCTATTTCTGCTGAAGATGTAATTGCAATAGGTGATAGTGCTACTGACATTCCGTTGTTTAAGGTGGCAAAAGTAAGCATTGCTTTAGGTAACGCATCCGATCAGGTAAAATCTGAGGCCACTATGGTGGTCTCTGCAAAAGCTGGGGATGGGGTTCTTGAGGCATTAGATAAATTAGCACCCAAGTTATCTGAGATGTAA
- a CDS encoding OBG GTPase family GTP-binding protein has translation MGIPEKIKAIQDEMAKTQINKATEHHIGLLKAKIAKLKREQESEVAKKSGMKQDGFDVRRTGDATVVFIGLPSVGKSTLLNKMTSAKSTVGAFQFTTLTVVPGMMEYRGANIQVLDLPGIIKGASTGKGLGKRILSVARTADLVLLVLDVFQPYHEDVLTNELGNIGIRLNQLPPNITIEKASMGGIAVAQQVKLTKITEKHLKDILHLYGLVSARVVVREDITSEQLADHIAGNISYSKALTVLNKIDLVDKEFLKDLKTKIKSDVIEVSANSDTNIELLKEKIYEKLKFIRIYMRPKGGETDFKEPFIAREGDTVEDICNKMHRRLRREFRYALVWGKSVKFGGQRVGLNHVLIDEDVLTIIKRRGI, from the coding sequence TTGGGAATTCCTGAAAAAATTAAAGCCATTCAAGATGAGATGGCTAAAACTCAGATTAACAAAGCAACAGAGCATCACATAGGCTTACTCAAAGCAAAAATTGCAAAGCTCAAAAGAGAGCAAGAGTCGGAAGTTGCCAAAAAATCAGGGATGAAACAAGACGGGTTTGATGTTAGAAGAACAGGAGACGCCACAGTTGTTTTCATAGGATTGCCAAGTGTGGGGAAATCAACATTACTAAACAAAATGACAAGTGCAAAATCAACTGTAGGAGCTTTTCAGTTCACAACATTAACAGTAGTTCCAGGAATGATGGAATATAGAGGTGCAAATATCCAAGTATTAGATCTTCCAGGGATCATCAAAGGAGCATCAACAGGTAAAGGATTAGGAAAAAGGATTTTGTCAGTTGCAAGAACTGCAGATCTTGTCCTATTGGTACTAGATGTATTCCAACCATATCACGAGGATGTCTTAACAAACGAATTAGGAAATATAGGAATCAGATTGAATCAATTACCTCCAAACATCACTATTGAAAAAGCATCAATGGGAGGAATAGCAGTTGCACAACAAGTAAAATTAACAAAAATTACAGAGAAACATCTTAAAGATATTTTGCATCTATATGGATTAGTAAGTGCAAGAGTAGTAGTTAGAGAAGATATTACGTCAGAACAATTAGCTGATCATATTGCAGGAAATATTAGTTATTCAAAAGCCCTTACAGTATTAAACAAAATAGATTTGGTAGATAAAGAATTTCTAAAAGATTTGAAAACAAAAATAAAATCAGATGTAATAGAAGTATCAGCAAACTCAGATACCAACATAGAATTATTGAAAGAAAAAATTTATGAAAAATTAAAGTTCATTAGAATTTACATGAGACCAAAAGGTGGAGAAACAGATTTCAAAGAACCATTTATTGCAAGAGAAGGAGACACAGTAGAAGACATTTGTAATAAAATGCATAGAAGATTAAGAAGAGAATTCAGATATGCATTAGTTTGGGGAAAGAGTGTAAAGTTTGGAGGACAAAGAGTA